The genomic DNA TATGGCTAGAATTGCTGGAATAGACTTACCAAAAGAAAAACGAGGTGTTATTGGATTAACCTATGTTTATGGCATAGGTAAATCTACGGCTCAGGATATTCTCGATGAGCTGGATATTGATCGCAGTATCAAAGTAAAAGATTGGACTGATGATCAGGTTGCAAGCCTTCGTCAAAAAGTAGATAGCGAATATACGGTAGAAGGAGCTTTGCGAAGCGAGGAAAAAGCAAATATCCGACGCCTCATTGAGATTGGTTCCTATCGTGGTACTAGGCACCGGAAGGGATTGCCCGTGCGTGGTCAAAACACACAGACTAATGCACGTACCCGTAAAGGAAAGCGAAAAACTGTACCGGGTAAGAAAACAGCGCCTCAATAATAATTAATGGTTTTTAAATAAAATGGCTAAGAAAAAACGACGGTCTGGATCTTCAAAAAAGAAGAAGCGAAGGAAACAGCTTTCGGACCCTAATGGAATGGTCTTTATTAAGGCCACCTTCAATAATGTTCTCGTTACTGTTACTGATGCGAATGGAAATGCTATTTCATGGTCATCTGCAGGTAAAGAGGGATTTAAAGGGTCTCGTAAAAATACTCCTTATGCTGCACAATTAAGCGCCGAAACGGCAGCTACTGCTGCTCATGAAATGGGGCTTCGAAGGGTTGAGGTTTTTGTAAAAGGACCCGGCTCCGGACGAGAAGCTGCAGTACGTGCACTGGCTTCCAGTGGATTAGAGGTAACGTCCATTAAGGATCGTACTCCTATCCCACATAATGGTTGCAGACCTCCTAAACGACGAAGAGTTTAATAACAAATTTACTAGTAGTTAATACATCATGGCTAGATACAGAGGACCTAAACAGAAAAAAGCGAGACGTTTTCGCGAACCCATATTTGGACCGAGCAAGGCATTAGAACGTAAGCCATACGGTCCGGGTCAGCATGGACGTTCTCGGTATTCGAGAAAATCTGAATATGCAATTCAGCTCGAAGAAAAGCAGAAGGCCAAATATACTTATGGTCTTCTTGAAAAACAGTTTTCGAAC from Fodinibius salinus includes the following:
- the rpsM gene encoding 30S ribosomal protein S13, whose protein sequence is MARIAGIDLPKEKRGVIGLTYVYGIGKSTAQDILDELDIDRSIKVKDWTDDQVASLRQKVDSEYTVEGALRSEEKANIRRLIEIGSYRGTRHRKGLPVRGQNTQTNARTRKGKRKTVPGKKTAPQ
- the rpsK gene encoding 30S ribosomal protein S11 — its product is MAKKKRRSGSSKKKKRRKQLSDPNGMVFIKATFNNVLVTVTDANGNAISWSSAGKEGFKGSRKNTPYAAQLSAETAATAAHEMGLRRVEVFVKGPGSGREAAVRALASSGLEVTSIKDRTPIPHNGCRPPKRRRV